ACGTATAAAGAGGAGGATCGCGACCAAAGAGATGACTCAAATTACTCACCAATGGTTCTTATAGACCATTGGAACAATGCCTTCAACTTGTAATAGATTCAAAGTTGTGCAGCTATAGTCAGTTGTGAGTGAAAGTGGCGGTTTTAGGTTGAAGTGAAGGGCACGTATCCATTAAAGAAAGGAGGTCTTGGCAGATCACACTTGACATTTTCGGCATAAGGAAGTGTGGAAGAGAGAACGTTGTTGAGGAGTTGCTAGTTGGAATTTGGAGATGCCATTGAGAAAATAGCTAGCAGCAACCCTATTTATAAAAGTACaaacctactttaactcaaaacagAAAACTTTACTCTTACATatatttgactataaatcctacCAATACATTAATTATTTTTCCAACCAAAAAGAAAATCGTGTGAGAAAATTTAAGAGAGAAGAAGGAAAACGGTTGCTTAAGGTTTTTAAGGCCACGGGTAAGTTCTCAATTATTTTCAGCTTTTAATATTTAAAGTAATAAATTAAGGAAATAGTACTATATAAGGCAACTTGGACTCTAAAACAAATTTATTCTACCAATTCTACCATTGAAATGCTGAGAAACATCttaatttttccatgtgaaaacactactattgAAATTTTTCCCACCAACATTCATCGAGCAATAGTCACTAAATATTTTTCGGTGAAAAATCAATgagaaaatagagattttttagtagtgatcattgactaagttgactagTAGAAGACACGATAATGCACTATAGAGATTTTGTCATGTGTGCATTTGTTCAAAGTAAGTTTCTTTCTGTTCGAGTATCATGTGACAGAGTTATGGGCATGAAATTTAAAAGAACACAACTAGAGGAAGACAAAAATAATATCTGTTTCGTTTATAGCACATTTTTCACTTTCAGCCAAATATCTTACAAGTAGTTACCTCAGTTGCCCCAAATAAAGTTGACAAACAAGCACCTCTAATTGAATTACTTATTGAATCTGACGAATGTTGATAACAATAATTGCTGCGTCTTAGTATCATATAAGTTGATATTTGCCTATATGAATTCTTATAGACCATGTtacaaaaaaagaatatttatcgTCAAACTGTGAACTGAGGGAAACATGCAAACTGTTATCTCATCTAAACGTACTAAGACGCCAGCAACTTGCCATTGAGAATGGAAAATCACCAAAAAGGCTTTGCAGATTAATTGTTTGAATATGATTTGAACCGATTTTATATGTAAATGGATGGTTCAAATATTGTCCAATCCATACGTCctaaaaagaatgaaaattttGAAACGAGCACCTATACCATTGATGAGGGAAAATAAGTACTCTGCAGCATTAGTTTTACCAATTTTTAGCTAAAACATCGAAGCATCAATTCTTACGTAAAATGAAATTTTTCATAACAACTTCTCATCTTTTTGAAGAAAGATTTCCATACTTACAAACTTTAAGTAAAAGGTACTACAGGCATGAATATGATCTCTTTTCTTTTATCATAATTCCTATAAATAATTAAAGGATACAATGCTTCAGTTAAGGAAAATAATTCACTCAGGCAGGCGGTAATAACAAGCGATCCAAAGAAAGATCCATTGTCAAACCATGACTCATTTGGTTGAAACTGTTTAAACATGCAAACCGTTTATATTTGGTTGAAAGAAATTTTCtggaagaaaatgaaagaaagtcccgtgaaaattttgaaatattttttgaaaaaagaaaaaaaaaaaccattaaaGTAACAAGAAATCATCAATATACCGAGTATAGTACTAACTTGCAATCCAAATACAGATATAAGTCAACTCTTTCAAGTATATCTCATTAGGCCTTCACAAGGTCCAGTGCTCAAAATTCATTCAGAAACATCCCACCAAGTTTCTTCCATACAGTAGATTCCATAAACGAGTGCCTTTCAAGGCGATTCGCTCCCTCTACCAGAGGGTTCTTTACGAAACTCACCCTCATCCTCGTCATCATCTACATGGTTCCTCTGGTTGGGACTTGGGCTTCCACTTCCACCATTAGCTTCAGCGGGGCTGTCATCATACCTTCGAGGAGGAGCAGGGCTATCATCCCTTCTAGGACTTAAAGGACTTGCACTTCTCTCTCTCGGGCTTTGGCTATAGGCACCTTCTTCTCTAGTTGGTGAAAGAGGGCTCCTTGCTTCCATAGGGCTAGGGCTTCCCTCTTCGGGCGTTGGGCTGCGCTTCCTCGTCTTGGGTGGAGGACTAGGGCTAGGACTTGGACTTGCTTTTCTTGGCTCGGGGCTCCTACTGTAGCTTCTTGATCGCTTCACCTGGTCGGCTCGTTCTCTCTTTGGTGGGGGGGATCTTGATAGACTGAAAGAACAAAGGAATGAGCTCAGAAACATTTCTACCCATTGAACAAAAATATTTAATTGAAGTTGAAGAAAAGAGTTtctgaagttgaagttgaaaaatatTATTCGGAAGTAAAAAAAGTTGCATCTGCACCAGAATTTTAGTTAGAAAAGAGTTTAAAGCTTCGTGAATGAAATTAGTTGAAGCACAGTATTTGCAAATACTGATGGCCAaatttaacttgcaaataatgaCGTTAGTATTTGCAAGTGAAGTCAATGGGCAAACACCCGAGGAAATAGCAAATTCCAGAGAACAAATGAATGCCACCTGAACACGTGTCAAAACTCACCTATAGCTGCGGCTTCTGCTGTAACTTCGACGAGGAGAGCGTGACCGCGATCGAGACCTAACAGGTGACCGCGAGTAACTGCGCCTACTGCATGAATATCACAAAGTCAACAAGCTCATAGAGGAAAATGATTAGGAAAGGGAAATAGAGAGGCACTACTTCCTTCAGAGTTTCAAGTACCTGAGTTTTTTAGGACTATTTGGGCATTTTCTTTCTATATGACCTCTCTCTCCACATCGATAACACTTGTTCTTCCAATCCCCAGCTTTGCAATCTCGAGCCCAGTGGCCTTCAAGGCCACAGTTGAAGCAGCGGCCTGACCCAGGAGCGGGTCCTTTGCCAAGATACTCACGCGAACCGCCAGGTCCCCGTGGAACCTAGAGGGGGAAAAAAAAACATTATCCGAAATCTTAATCAACATAGATGTACCACAGGGAACCAAGTTCAGCaatttattaattaaattaattaattttttgaatAAGGATCAGGCAATGATCAACAGCTACTACTACAATTAGCTGACATTGGTTAATCCAGGATAGCAATTTGATGGTGTGTCGAAACAAGAATAGCCTAGcttcatttctttctttcttttggcgtttttttttttttttggttgtgggGGGTTGGTATTAGAATACTTACTCCCTTGGCGAATTCCACAATTATGCGGCGTCCATCAACGTCACGGCCGTCACAATAGTATCTTGCATCATCAGCATCTCGAGGATCACTAAATTCCTGTTGAAACACGTTGTGTAGCAAACAAAAGATTTTTTTGGTGGGGATGGTTGAGGGGGTCAAAAATGGAAACTAATGAAAATATTAACAACATTAAAAAGGGAATACAGAGAGATGATACATACTACGAAGGCATAGTCGTGCTTCATGTCCACATCACGTACTCTGCGGAAATGTTTTGCCAGAAACAGTAAGGCCATCATTACTTACTTAAGCAAGGAAGTTTCATGAACACTTGCCCCTCAAGACGAACTAAACACCAGTTTGAGATTGTTGGGAATTTCCATAAAAATACGCAAAGACATTATAGAAAGGACCACCAAAGTCTCCTAAAACCGGGCAAGACTCCACCAAGGCCATTATAGAAAGAATCACCGAAGTCTCCTAAAACCCGGCAAGACTTTCCATCAATTCCACCAAGGCCACCCTCTCAAGATTGACCTTCAGGCCAGGCAAATGCCTATAAACCGTCAACAAGATCATTCAAGTTAAACTCACAAGCATCTGGAATTCATTTTTCCTTTATATATAATAATTGATAAGATACCCGAGCAATACATATGCTTCGAAGGAAATTCCCACACAGAGATGGGAGACTTAAAAATGTAAGCCTCCACTGACTTTCTGCGGGTGCAGTAAACCAATTGTGCATTTCTAAGAAGTTCCGCACAGTAAGAATATGAGTTATTCACCAAGATCAGAACAGAAATAAGAACTTCAGCTTTATGACCAACAAACATAGGAACACATTGAGCAGGCAACTATGATCTAGTACATCACATAAATTGATTAAATAGAGCGCAGAAATATTTCTGCCAGTACCCTCTTTCCAATTTTACAAGCATAGGTGATCCATCGATTTGAGATCTGAAGTAAGGAAGCAACAATCtctaaaaacaaaagaaaacttaTCCATCCATTCTAGTTATATGAAGAACCTTCACAGAAGAAGCAACATGGGTAGGCATGCATTGAACTTAAGGTAGATGGACAAAGTCCCCATTAAAGATACATGGTTGTAATAATAATTCCCACCATTTGCGCAATTTCAGTTGCTCAATGACAAATTGCCAACATCAAAAGCCGTAAACAAGCAAATGACAGTGCGATGGCCTATACAAAGGCCTGCATGATGCACCAAGAATCTGGAAAAGAATTTACCTCCCATATTTACTGAATACACGCTCCAGATCACGTGAGCGGGTCCGTGAAGACAAGTGGCCCACATAGAGACGGGTGCTATCTCCCCTCCGATCATCATAACGAGGCATCTTCACAACAGCACAATAATCAAACTGAAAACACGCACAGAAAATGTAATGTTATAACTCATCTGTTCACAAACATTTTAATCACACAACACAGAAGTAATCTAGAGCAGAAATAATCTCGAGGTAACACAACACACAAGAAATGAAAACTAGCACATTGAGCTATTCTTTGAAAAACTATTACATATTGAGAACTTGTGCGAACACAAAATTAATATAAGTCGAAATGCAAACTTATTTTAAGCTATTAAAGGACTTGAATTCACCGAGAGGCTTTTGGAAAGGTAAAGGTCCGGTCCAACAGACAAAAATAAGAATTCACAAAATAATCAATCCATTAACAAAATAATCATTCTATAAACAGGAATGTGCCAAAGGCCTAAGCtcattaaaatttcaaaaagagaaaaaattaaaaaaaatcaattatgtCCAAGCTGACATTTCCAATTGACGTGATCCAACCCAGATAACTTACCATCAAGACAAGCAGGAGCTGACCAAACTAGTTTGATTTTAGCTACAGTATTGAATTAACTCAAATTACGGAGCCCAAGTGACACCTCCCACCTCAAAAAGATGAGTTATAGTAAGCTTCTTATCAACCAATTTTACATTAGCTTTCAGCAAGAAAAACTACCATAACCATTCCATACAATAATATCCTAACATTTTCCTGGTAGCAAATTTCTCCTCCCAATAATTGAAATCATCAGCTTACAGTATGTAGACAGAAAAGACTAAACCATAAATTAttttcagaaaaagaaaaaaagcttGAACCTTCAACCCAAAAAGTTAATTGGTGTGTCATGCCGAATGAAGAAAAGCATGGAGACCTCATGTCGAAAGAAATTCCGCGAATTTCCACCCAAAATAAGAACTATCAAGCAAACACACAAAATAACCAGAACCAActaccaaaattcacatttctaGAAACCATGAGCCCTTTACACATTTTTCTAGCCAAAGAATAAAACAAGAAAACACAAAAGTAATCAGAACCAGCCACCACAAATTCACATTGCTAGAAACCATGAGCCCCTATTCAATCCAGCCCCAATCAAAAgacatattaaaaaaattataaggGCACACTGCCAAAAAAAGCTTCTACCTTTTTAATTCGGGTAACACAAGAAATCAAGACCATTCAGGGAAACCCAAACACAAATTCAAAAAAAGCTGATAGAAACATGAAGTTCCTTTCAACCAAGTTTAACCccacaacaaaaaaataaaaatttctgGACAAGATTAAACCATAACTTCTTTCCGGAATTAAGAAGGCTTGAACCTTCAAAAGGTACTATAACGCCAAAAAGTTATTGGTGTGCCATGACGAATGAAGAAAAGCATGCAGACCTCATATTATAATAAACTCAGCAAAATCTCCCCACAAAATAACCAGAACCAACTACCACATATTCACATTTCTAGAAAGAACAAGCCCTTTACACTCATTTTTTCTACCCAAAGGACAAAAAAACAAGAAAACACAAAAAGCAATCAGAACCAACCACCAAAAATTCACATTGCTCGGAACATGAGCCCCTATTCAATCCAGCCCAATCAGAAcaacaaattcaacaatttcaagGTCAAAAGcttcagtttttttttaatatttgatacAAGAAACCCAAGACCACCCAAGAAAAACCCAACAGAAATTCCAAAAAAACTGCTagaaaatcatgaaatcctttcaacccaacccaaccccagtaccccacaacaacaacaaaagaaGGGCACAAAATCCTAAAACTTTCAGCTTTTTTAACAGGCCCGCTGTGACGAAAGAACCAAGGATATCTGGAcctgacaacaacaacaacaacaacatacccagtgtaatcccacaagtggggtctggggaggggaagatgtacgcagaccttacctctaccttttgaggggtagagaggctgtttccgctAGACCCTCAGCGATACCTGGACTTGACAATAACCAGAATTCAAcaaatattcaaaaaaaaaaaaaaacctttttaaTTCCAGTCCAACCCCACTAACAAATTTTGAAAACACTTAGACGAAATGCTAAAAATTTCATCTTTTTAATGGGTCCTCCATGAAAAAGGAACCAAGGATACCTAGACTCAACATTAACCAAAATTCAACAAAAATattcacaagaaaaaaaaaaaaaaaaaaaaaaaaaaagaggaatcaGACCTACAGCCAAAAGAACCACACAAATGTATTTCTCCAAACTATTTATTCGAAGAACAAAATCAACAATTTAGGACATACAACATAAGATATacccctttgtttcaatttatgtccTATTTTCTTATTAGTCCGTGTCAAAAGAAATGatctttttctatatttagaaacaatttacctttatgcaatgatttacgGCCACATAAATATATGCAATTTACCTTTCTCtactttcttaaattccgtgctaagtcaaatgagttcacatacaTTAAAACAGAAGGAataaaaaagaacaaaatttttttCCCAACAATCTTTAAACCATGGAACAATTAAAGGAAAAATTACCTCAATTTCTCGCTAATAAATTAAGAAACCCTCTCTAAACAATTTATTTGAAGAGCAGAATCAAAAAAATTAGGTCATACAACATAaggaatttattaaaaaaaaatagatcttTAAgacaataataattaataaaacgaattaaagggaaaaaaaaaatacctcAAGGGCGAAATTTTCTTTGTATGGCTGCTTGTTGAAACCCTGTAAAAGAGGAAACCTTTGAAGTTAACTACACTTATCTTTGCTTGAACCGACAGAAACTGAAGGGTCCAGATTTACTCTTGTATATCGGAAGGTTAAAAATGATCGTGGCCCAATATAAGGTGGGGTTTAGAAGCCCATTTTATTGAGCCCAAAGTAAAAATGTcgaaatatttttaaatttgaaagaaaaatagaaaaagaagaaattgcacggtctGTCCTTCAAACGGATTGGTCTATAATTTTTGCCGTTTAAAATCGAATTTATGCCTAGTGGGGGCATAAGGATATAActtgtatgatattatgatgcaGACATATAACCTTATGTCTCGTGAAAAAATTAGGGATAACAACACAAAATACCCCAAAAATGTAAAACGTTTACCCGCTCATGCCACCTCCTGAATTAATTTCTCGTCTTAACTAACCGGCGGAAAATATCTACACCAGTACCCCTCGCCGGAAACCCTTCCTCTATGACGTCgtcgcagtatatttatatatcatgattgtATCATGGAAGACTAAGAGTAATTGAATCAGTGCTCCGTGATACTATCTCAATATATTTATGTACCGC
The nucleotide sequence above comes from Lycium barbarum isolate Lr01 chromosome 3, ASM1917538v2, whole genome shotgun sequence. Encoded proteins:
- the LOC132630144 gene encoding serine/arginine-rich splicing factor RS2Z33-like isoform X2; protein product: MPRYDDRRGDSTRLYVGHLSSRTRSRDLERVFSKYGRVRDVDMKHDYAFVEFSDPRDADDARYYCDGRDVDGRRIIVEFAKGVPRGPGGSREYLGKGPAPGSGRCFNCGLEGHWARDCKAGDWKNKCYRCGERGHIERKCPNSPKKLRRSYSRSPVRSRSRSRSPRRSYSRSRSYSLSRSPPPKRERADQVKRSRSYSRSPEPRKASPSPSPSPPPKTRKRSPTPEEGSPSPMEARSPLSPTREEGAYSQSPRERSASPLSPRRDDSPAPPRRYDDSPAEANGGSGSPSPNQRNHVDDDEDEGEFRKEPSGRGSESP
- the LOC132630144 gene encoding serine/arginine-rich splicing factor RS2Z33-like isoform X3 — translated: MMALLFLAKHFRRVRDVDMKHDYAFVEFSDPRDADDARYYCDGRDVDGRRIIVEFAKGVPRGPGGSREYLGKGPAPGSGRCFNCGLEGHWARDCKAGDWKNKCYRCGERGHIERKCPNSPKKLSRRSYSRSPVRSRSRSRSPRRSYSRSRSYSLSRSPPPKRERADQVKRSRSYSRSPEPRKASPSPSPSPPPKTRKRSPTPEEGSPSPMEARSPLSPTREEGAYSQSPRERSASPLSPRRDDSPAPPRRYDDSPAEANGGSGSPSPNQRNHVDDDEDEGEFRKEPSGRGSESP
- the LOC132630144 gene encoding serine/arginine-rich splicing factor RS2Z33-like isoform X1; translation: MPRYDDRRGDSTRLYVGHLSSRTRSRDLERVFSKYGRVRDVDMKHDYAFVEFSDPRDADDARYYCDGRDVDGRRIIVEFAKGVPRGPGGSREYLGKGPAPGSGRCFNCGLEGHWARDCKAGDWKNKCYRCGERGHIERKCPNSPKKLSRRSYSRSPVRSRSRSRSPRRSYSRSRSYSLSRSPPPKRERADQVKRSRSYSRSPEPRKASPSPSPSPPPKTRKRSPTPEEGSPSPMEARSPLSPTREEGAYSQSPRERSASPLSPRRDDSPAPPRRYDDSPAEANGGSGSPSPNQRNHVDDDEDEGEFRKEPSGRGSESP